A single Chlamydia suis DNA region contains:
- a CDS encoding EscT/YscT/HrcT family type III secretion system export apparatus protein, producing MATLPEVLSGLGSSYIDYIFQKPADYVWTVFLLLSARILSLLAIVPFLGAKLFPSPIKIGIALSWMGVIFPKVVQDTTIMHYQDLDIFYILLIKEILIGVLIGFLFAFPFYAAQSAGSFITNQQGIQGLEGATSLVSIEQTSPHGIFYHYFVTIVFWLAGGHRIILSVLLQSLEVIPLHAVFPEEMMSLRAPIWVALLKMCHLCLVMTIQLSAPAAVAMLMSDLFLGIINRMAPQVQVIYLLSALKAFLGLLFLTLAWWFIVKQIDYFTLAWFKEIPTMLFGAHPPKVL from the coding sequence ATGGCCACGTTACCCGAGGTTCTTTCTGGCCTAGGCTCTTCCTATATCGATTATATATTCCAGAAGCCCGCCGATTATGTTTGGACCGTTTTTCTTCTGCTTTCTGCTCGCATATTATCCTTATTAGCGATTGTCCCTTTCCTAGGAGCAAAGCTTTTCCCTTCACCTATTAAAATTGGAATAGCTCTTTCCTGGATGGGAGTGATTTTCCCTAAGGTCGTACAAGATACGACTATTATGCACTATCAAGATCTGGATATCTTTTACATTCTTCTTATTAAAGAGATTTTGATTGGCGTATTAATTGGATTTTTATTTGCCTTCCCTTTTTACGCGGCTCAGTCCGCAGGATCTTTTATTACCAACCAACAGGGGATACAGGGGTTAGAGGGAGCAACATCTCTCGTATCTATAGAACAAACCTCTCCTCACGGAATCTTCTACCATTATTTTGTGACTATCGTTTTTTGGTTAGCAGGCGGCCATCGCATTATCTTATCCGTTCTTTTACAATCTCTAGAGGTGATTCCTCTTCATGCTGTTTTTCCTGAAGAGATGATGTCGCTACGTGCTCCTATATGGGTTGCTTTATTAAAGATGTGTCACTTGTGTTTGGTTATGACCATACAACTAAGCGCTCCTGCTGCTGTAGCGATGCTCATGTCTGACTTATTCTTAGGGATCATTAACCGAATGGCCCCTCAAGTGCAGGTCATTTATTTGCTTTCCGCGCTTAAAGCTTTTCTAGGCTTGCTCTTTCTGACTCTGGCCTGGTGGTTCATAGTCAAACAGATTGATTATTTCACCTTAGCTTGGTTTAAAGAAATCCCCACCATGCTTTTTGGAGCGCATCCCCCTAAAGTATTGTAA
- a CDS encoding DUF1494 domain-containing protein, with amino-acid sequence MLRKIKERRSFLLSECLVACVLISLLLGSLGYWTRRIWVSHKEKERSYKTFLLDAKNYRLLRDVFLSTFVLEEGNELVFSFDRGVYIDPDLAGVVRGRFLYDPTEQTLSLVIASEREEDRQEILPLWTQVLSAEWKVVRQQECGGKRERVCLTLVRKVGTLSPRTLFYVFAVGG; translated from the coding sequence ATGCTTAGAAAGATAAAAGAGAGACGTTCTTTTCTTCTTTCCGAATGTTTGGTTGCCTGTGTGCTTATTAGCTTATTACTAGGATCTTTAGGGTATTGGACGCGGCGGATATGGGTATCTCATAAAGAGAAGGAGCGCTCTTACAAAACCTTTCTCCTTGATGCAAAAAATTACCGTCTACTTAGAGATGTGTTTTTATCAACCTTTGTCCTTGAAGAAGGAAATGAACTGGTTTTTTCCTTTGATCGAGGAGTATATATTGATCCCGATTTAGCCGGAGTTGTTCGGGGGAGGTTTCTCTATGATCCGACGGAGCAAACGCTCTCCTTAGTGATAGCGAGTGAGAGGGAGGAGGATCGCCAGGAAATCCTGCCTTTGTGGACACAGGTGCTTTCTGCAGAATGGAAAGTCGTTCGGCAGCAGGAATGTGGGGGAAAGAGAGAGCGGGTGTGTCTGACCTTGGTAAGGAAGGTTGGGACTTTGTCCCCAAGAACCCTTTTCTATGTTTTTGCAGTAGGAGGCTAG